A single window of Ovis canadensis isolate MfBH-ARS-UI-01 breed Bighorn chromosome 15, ARS-UI_OviCan_v2, whole genome shotgun sequence DNA harbors:
- the DTX4 gene encoding E3 ubiquitin-protein ligase DTX4, whose protein sequence is MLLASAVVVWEWLNEHGRWRPYSPAVSHHIEAAVRAGPRAGGSVVLGQVDRRLAPYIIDLHSMNQFRQDTGTLRPVRRNYYDAASAPGQGVVWEWESDRGSWTPYDMDVGIAIQRAFETQRPCIDLSPVGFGYVIDFGTMGQINRQTQRQRRVRRRLDLVYPLATGAAGRAASWPAAPGAAAAAAAAGPRAPPCSCPQCVLVRSVKAAAPPAPAARRSAAPPAAVKGPPAQGPGATPPDSAGQGPGKPAPSSQAIRRQASPAAAGAGPAGCPASPPGATGKAGRVALATLDRTSLQRLALAQSRVLIASGVPTVPVKNLSGSSPVNPALAGITGILMSAAGLPVCLTRPPKLVLHPPPVSKSEIKSIPGVSNTSRKTTKKQAKKGKTPEEVLKKYLQKLRHPPDEDCTICMERLTAPSGYKGPQPTVKPDLVGKLSRCGHVYHVYCLVAMYNNGNKDGSLQCPTCKTIYGVKTGTQPPGKMEYHVIPHSLPGHPDCRTIRIIYSIPPGIQGPEHPNPGKSFSARGFPRHCYLPDSEKGRKVLKLLLVAWDRRLIFAIGTSSTTGESDTVIWNEVHHKTEFGSNLTGHGYPDANYLDNVLAELAAQGISEDSAAQEKD, encoded by the exons ATGCTCCTGGCCTCGGCCGTGGTGGTCTGGGAATGGCTGAACGAGCACGGGCGCTGGCGGCCCTACAGCCCCGCCGTGAGCCACCACATCGAGGCGGCGGTGCGCGCCGGCCCGCGCGCCGGCGGCAGCGTGGTGCTGGGCCAGGTGGACCGCCGGCTCGCGCCCTACATCATCGACCTGCACTCCATGAACCAGTTTCGCCAGGACACGG GGACCCTCCGGCCCGTCCGGCGCAACTACTACGACGCGGCCTCTGCGCCCGGGCAGGGCGTGGTGTGGGAGTGGGAGAGCGACCGCGGCTCCTGGACGCCCTACGACATGGACGTGGGCATCGCCATCCAACGCGCCTTCGAGACGCAGCGGCCCTGCATCGACCTGAGCCCCGTCGGCTTCGGCTACGTCATTGACTTCGGCACCATGGGCCAGATCAACCGGCAGACGCAGCGCCAGCGCCGCGTGCGCCGCCGCCTGGACCTGGTCTACCCGCTGGCCACGGGCGCCGCGGGCCGCGCCGCGTCCTGGCCGGCCGCCcccggggccgccgccgccgccgccgccgcggggcCGCGCGCGCCGCCCTGCTCCTGCCCGCAGTGCGTCCTGGTGAGGAGCGTCAAGGCCGCGGCGCCGCCCGCCCCAGCCGCCCGCAGGAGCGCCGCCCCGCCCGCGGCCGTCAAGGGGCCGCCGGCCCAGGGCCCCGGGGCCACGCCGCCCGACAGCGCCGGCCAGGGCCCCGGGAAGCCGGCCCCGTCGTCGCAGGCGATCCGGAGACAAGCCTCCCCCGCGGCGGCAGGGGCGGGCCCCGCGGGCTGCCCCGCCAGCCCCCCGGGGGCCACCGGCAAGGCCGGCCGTGTGGCCCTGGCGACCTTGGATCGGACCAGCCTGCAGCGACTGGCCCTGGCCCAGTCCCGGGTGCTGATCGCCTCTGG GGTGCCCACTGTCCCCGTGAAGAACCTGAGTGGGTCCAGCCCCGTCAACCCTGCTCTGGCAG GAATCACTGGGATCCTCATGAGCGCGGCAGGGCTGCCCGTGTGTCTCACCCGGCCACCAAAGCTGGTCCTTCACCCACCCCCTGTCAGCAAGAGTGAAATAAAATCCATCCCCGGGGTTTCCAACACAAGCCGCAAGACCACCAAGAAGCAAGCCAAGAAAG GGAAAACCCCGGAAGAAGTGCTGAAGAAGTATCTGCAGAAACTTCGGCATCCGCCAGACGAG GATTGCACCATCTGCATGGAGCGTCTCACGGCCCCGTCCGGCTACAAGGGCCCCCAGCCCACGGTCAAGCCGGACCTGGTGGGCAAGCTGTCCCGGTGCGGCCATGTCTACCACGTCTATTGCTTGGTGGCCATGTACAACAACGGCAACAAG GATGGGAGTTTGCAGTGTCCGACCTGTAAGACCATTTACGGGGTGAAGACGGGCACCCAGCCTCCAGGGAAGATGGAGTACCACGTCATCCCCCACTCCTTGCCTGGCCACCCGGACTGCAGAACCATCCGGATCATCTACAGCATCCCCCCCGGCATCCAG GGGCCGGAACACCCAAATCCTGGGAAAAGCTTCAGCGCCCGTGGCTTCCCTCGACATTGTTACCTCCCGGACAGCGAGAAAGGGAGAAAG GTCCTGAAGCTGCTTCTCGTGGCCTGGGACCGCCGCCTTATCTTCGCCATCGGGACGTCCAGCACCACGGGCGAGTCAGACACCGTCATCTGGAATGAAGTCCATCACAAGACAGAGTTCGGCTCTAACCTCACTGGCCACGGCTACCCAGATGCCAACTACCTGGATAACGTGCTGGCCGAGCTGGCCGCCCAGGGCATTTCCGAGGACAGCGCTGCCCAGGAGAAGGactga